Part of the Zingiber officinale cultivar Zhangliang chromosome 8A, Zo_v1.1, whole genome shotgun sequence genome, CCCAGCTGCCTCGTCGGAGTCATGGTATGTATCACTCTCTTCCACTTCTGGGATGCTCAATTCAGAAATTTGCGACAAGGAGTCTTGCCTAGAGAAGGCCCACTGGGCACGTTGCCTTCTATGTGCCAATACATGGAGGTTTTCTGTGCCTGCTTGAGAGTAATTTCCAATCATCCTTGCACTAGAAAGACCTGCTGGCAGTGACAACAAATTCAATCAGTTTAAGACTTATGGAATACAGACAATCCCTTTGTTAACTCACAAACAGAACAAGGGTAAAAATTTGGTACAGCAACCACCAAGTTTCTTAGTTTCAGATGAGCAACGAAAGCCCTACTTGaacatttttaatttatatatatactttttttaATGTTTGGGTGGAGTCTAAGCAAAAGCAACATGACAAACCATGCAGAGTTCTTTAACTTTCAGCAAGTCTTCGAGTCAGTTAAACTTATGTTAGCAGTTTAACTGAGATATCTGTTATGTTAGAAGACAAGTAAAGGGATTCACAAGACAAGTAAAGATCCAAACTGTTGCAGAAAGAGGGTTCTAGCCCTGGACGATGCTGAGCCATGGCCCACATAACGCATCAGAAAAGTCTAaattgatattattattattattattattattattatttctactGGAGATCCACATCCATGATGTAAATTGGGCGTGGTTCCATCAGCTGTCACAGAACAAACACGGGGCAGGAATCTCGGTCCACCAGTTACCCGAAACGTAGGCCATCCTCGTCAGGCATTGGATTGGAAAGGCGTAGGGGAATTGAATCGATGCTCACCTTGATCCGCCGGTTGATGGGAGAAGAAGGCCGAAGGCAAGCTGCTGTGCCGGACCAGAGGGGATCCGGCGGTGGCGTCGCCTTCCGGACTCCGGTAGCTTGATTCGGAAGTCAGGCAGTGCGAATCGCCGGTGAAGAACCGGGTCATCATCCTCTCCGATCCGGCCGAGGCGGGAGACCGCTCCGATCCGCTTCCGCCGCTGGAAGCCATGACAGAGTCAGCGATCCCGGCTAGGAAGGATCCGGGGGCTGAGCCGTAGCGCGCGAGCCCTGGCGGAGGGCCCATCGCCGCCGGCCGGCCTCCCCCCGACAGTGAATGATTCATCGCCTCCAAGCACGCGAGAGGGAgtcagagagagaaagagagaggaaaaGCTTCCTTATTCGGAATGGATTAAGAAACGCGATGAGGAAGAAGAATGCATTATTATTATATCAGGAAAGGAAAATCCAACGAAGGGCTGGGATCTACTGGGAGAGATGAACGGAGGGATGGATTTTAGTGATCCTCGAATAGAACCCTGTGGAAGGAGAGATGGGAGTTGACTTCGATTGGAGAAGCCTCAAGAAGCGCAAGTGGAGTTTTGCTTTTGATCCTCAGAGTCAAGTAGTGGATCATCACTCATCACTTAcatatttatcttttattttgtctatttaattGAAACGATAACTGATAACTAAttaagaaataataataataataataatatatcaaTCTAATTTATGACGAACATATTtcaagaattatatatatatattattatttcttAATTAGTTATCGTTTCAATTAAATAGATAAAAAATCAAAGgaaaagataaatatgaaaatgatgAGTGATCATCCACTACTTGACTTGCACATTCTTATATGAGCGATAGCAGACGTGGTGTGATGACGCGACGTCAATTTAAAGTTTGGTAATTGATCTGGTAGTAAGAATAAGGGACTCCGCCCTGTagagtcaacgtcacgtggaagtcaTAGTGACAGTTGTCCGTCCGGAGAGGGCCAAGTCCGACCGGATGACCGGCCGGCTGATGGATTCGAACACCCGGAGAGGGGTGgggtccgatcggcttgccgACCAGACGATATTcggttgatggttaaaggcgccctgtcgaaatcagggttccggcgctcagtggaaaaggtcgtgggccgagcggacctcacgctcggccaaagtcataaggtaacactgctaatagtccccataaagcacgtCGTAAACCACCGTATATGTCCGGCCgaatgttgagggagctgtccgcccggaagccagatttggagcaaaggggaaaaggacaaggaacgtctttttctgacagcaggtatgtttcacgtgtgggtcatgctccaaatcttgtgataggggattccgctgtccc contains:
- the LOC122011869 gene encoding transcription factor bHLH128-like isoform X1, coding for MNHSLSGGGRPAAMGPPPGLARYGSAPGSFLAGIADSVMASSGGSGSERSPASAGSERMMTRFFTGDSHCLTSESSYRSPEGDATAGSPLVRHSSLPSAFFSHQPADQAGLSSARMIGNYSQAGTENLHVLAHRRQRAQWAFSRQDSLSQISELSIPEVEESDTYHDSDEAAGNASQSYISSNFQLGSWDDTNSITFSAPQSKRIKCNNEDIVASLSDIHSQFSLPRTSSELSELEKYVQIQQDSVPCRVRAKRGCATHPRSIAERERRTRISKRLRKLQDLVPNMDKQTSTSDMLELAIQHIKELQSQVQNLKQEQTNCTCTSKQEKA
- the LOC122011869 gene encoding transcription factor bHLH128-like isoform X2 encodes the protein MNHSLSGGGRPAAMGPPPGLARYGSAPGSFLAGIADSVMASSGGSGSERSPASAGSERMMTRFFTGDSHCLTSESSYRSPEGDATAGSPLVRHSSLPSAFFSHQPADQGLSSARMIGNYSQAGTENLHVLAHRRQRAQWAFSRQDSLSQISELSIPEVEESDTYHDSDEAAGNASQSYISSNFQLGSWDDTNSITFSAPQSKRIKCNNEDIVASLSDIHSQFSLPRTSSELSELEKYVQIQQDSVPCRVRAKRGCATHPRSIAERERRTRISKRLRKLQDLVPNMDKQTSTSDMLELAIQHIKELQSQVQNLKQEQTNCTCTSKQEKA